One Lysinibacillus fusiformis genomic window carries:
- a CDS encoding HD-GYP domain-containing protein produces MRLISIEVLKVGMVLGRTIWNEAGHPLLKKDVVINERIIQRLQQLNTHYLYIDDEISEGIEVKETIPPAVRNKTISTIKDSFQSLDGLNAVSASYVLDQQSKAIVSIVDELLSAVTGNNEILTILTDAYLFDEYLYQHSFQVTLYSIAIAKELGHSAEDLRLIGIGALLHDVGKLMVPKEILTKPGRLTHEEFEIMKMHTRYGFDLLRNLHSISLLVAHCAFQHHERIDGSGYPRGLVDFEIHPFAKIIGVADVFDAVTTNRVYREKMLPSQGLAIVEAGSGTIYDARIVNALKKAVVHYPNGVILKLSDGRRGIVSKQNTLNAALPWIRIFEEQNELLSATYEINLVDYPSISIASIETDYVVPS; encoded by the coding sequence ATGCGATTAATTTCAATCGAAGTATTAAAAGTAGGAATGGTATTAGGAAGAACCATTTGGAATGAGGCGGGGCATCCTCTTTTAAAGAAGGATGTTGTCATTAACGAACGTATTATTCAAAGACTTCAACAATTGAATACGCATTATTTATATATTGACGACGAAATTTCTGAGGGAATTGAAGTAAAGGAGACCATACCTCCTGCTGTCCGAAATAAAACAATCTCGACCATTAAAGATTCTTTCCAATCATTAGATGGTTTAAATGCAGTTAGTGCCTCTTACGTGCTTGATCAGCAATCGAAAGCGATTGTCTCAATTGTAGATGAGCTACTGTCTGCTGTGACTGGTAATAATGAAATTTTAACAATTTTAACAGATGCTTATTTATTCGATGAATACTTGTACCAACATTCCTTTCAGGTAACGCTTTATTCAATAGCCATTGCAAAAGAGTTGGGACATTCAGCAGAGGATTTGCGTTTAATCGGTATCGGCGCTTTATTGCACGATGTTGGTAAGCTGATGGTACCGAAAGAAATCTTAACAAAACCAGGTCGCTTAACACATGAGGAGTTTGAAATCATGAAAATGCACACCCGGTATGGTTTTGATTTGTTACGTAATTTACACTCCATTTCTTTACTTGTTGCACATTGTGCCTTTCAACATCATGAACGTATCGATGGAAGTGGCTATCCACGCGGCCTAGTTGATTTTGAAATTCATCCATTTGCAAAAATTATAGGCGTAGCAGATGTTTTTGATGCAGTAACAACAAATCGTGTATATCGTGAAAAAATGCTCCCATCACAGGGATTAGCAATTGTTGAAGCGGGCTCTGGTACTATTTATGATGCACGAATTGTTAATGCGCTGAAAAAGGCCGTAGTTCATTATCCAAATGGTGTGATTTTAAAATTATCAGATGGAAGAAGAGGCATTGTATCAAAACAAAATACATTGAATGCCGCATTACCTTGGATTCGTATTTTTGAAGAACAAAATGAATTACTTTCTGCTACATATGAAATTAATCTAGTGGACTACCCATCGATATCCATTGCAAGTATTGAAACGGACTACGTAGTACCATCGTAA